The genomic segment GATGTAATCATTATCTTTCCATCTCTTCAATAAATCATGaagattagaaataattttattaatcagatcttttttaatacataattatgttaaagtaaaaatgtgtaactgctagttgcaaattcggatttttttttaaagataactatgtgttttctttacaccaattgattcgtctaaTTATTCtctgcataaaagtattagggtaagataatcaaaaaatgaatattttacgagatatcttgaattttatgtcaaaatattgcaactttgaagccttataactcaaaaaatgtttaatgaaaaaacattttatcatagtgttttggaaagctctcgaagtcagctacaagaatatataacaaaaaatagggggtgccatttaaaaaaattaagatgaccttcacgtgactttcaaatgactcttcaaggtcagaccaatgataccatcttatggccctctTGAAACTATACAACTcttgcctgaaacatttttctctcacaggcttggttttcgagatattcgactggaggaattaaaatgggacaccctgtataagtaacatttaatatgttttatcaaGCACATATTTCTTGACTTACTCTGCACAGTTATAATTAACCAAATCTTTTAAGTTAACcaaatcttttttaacaaggcgtatcatataatattatatataatccttGATGAGTGAaaataggaaaataaaatctcaataaaaaaaagagaatctcATTCAGTTCTTATATATcctttacaaatttatacacttttacacttgttaatatcatattttgcatttaaattctTGACGCCACGATACTCGTAATATCTGTAATAACTAtagtattcatatatatatacattataacacattatcaaatatataatatctataatattaataattatgttttatacagATACTCATTTGTGTATACTACGATATTGTGTATACTACTATTGCATTTTatcattcaaaatataattaaatattcagcccaatttgtatacaaaaaatgagtaataaaactttctaaaaataatatcttttatttttatccactCCAACATATAAAGATcccattttataatttgaaaacagCCTTGCTTATCTTTCCCTTCTTCAACGCATCCAAAGCTTCTTTATATTGAGGCaaagaaaatactttaattcCTAATTTATTGTAATCGAGATATTTCTCAGATAGTGGCTGCAACAAAGCTAATcctttaagaaaagaaaagggaTTTACAAGCGCGCCCACGATGGTTAGCTCTTTCTTATAAATCTGTAAacaatatagaataattaaataattaaatacagaataattaattaaaaatagaataatttttcaaaggaATATATCGATGGTTTCATAACATAGGAACTTAAGTCCGAAAtcgtaatatttatagaaataaaaaaaaatgataataatttaaaattaatttgataaaaaatacgtttgaAGAATAcgtctaaatatttttatatattattaggatTATTAACAGTTTTGCTATAAAATGCAagtcatatacagggtgtcccattttaattcctccagtcgaatatctcgaaaaccaagcccgggagagaaaaatgtttcaggcaaaagttgtttgatttcgagggggccataagatggcaCCATTGatctgaccttgaagagtcacttgaaggtcacatgaacgttatgtttaattttttaaataggtcaccctatatattattgcatattctcgtagcttatctcgagagctttccaaaacactatgataaaatgttttttcattaaacactttcgagttataaggcttcaaagttgcaatattttgacataaaattcaagatatctcgtaaaatattcatttctcgattattttaccctaatacttttatgcacagaataatgagacgaatcaattgatgtaaagaaaacacatagttatttttaagaaaaaatctgaatttgcaactagcagttacacatttttacttcaacataattatgtgttttaattacgccaattgatttatctcgttattctgtgcataaaagtattaggctaagataatcgaaaaatgaatattttactagatatcttgtattttatgtcaaaatattgcaactttgaagccttattactcgaaagtgtttaatgaaaaaacattttatcataatgttttggaaagttctcgagataagctacaagaatacgcaaaaatatataaggtgttccatttaagaaattcaaaatgaccttcacgtgaccttcatgtctcttcaaggtcaaactaatggcacttatgtccccctagaaaccatacaacttttgtctgaaacattttttcgagtttttcatatttttcgagatatttcactagaggaattaaaatgggacaccctgtatagatagctttcttttttaattgggATTCCCTATGTATGAAACCTTAGATATAGTTCTCATGGCTATAAGTTTACCTGAAATGGTTCAATTGACATCTTCACTTTTGGATTAGCGACACCGAATACACACAAGCGACCACCGTGACCTAGTAAAGAAATGGCCGCTTCCATTGCTGGAGCAGAGCCGCTGCAGTCCACGGCTATATCAAACTCTTCTTTTAAATCGTTTGGATTTTTAACTTGATAATCTAGACCTGTATGTACGcgtaaaaatacatatctattagaactctttcaaaaattattcacgTTGATacacaaaatgtataaaataatgcttcaacatatttttcaatatatttttatattaccaaGATGGGCGGCGAGTTCTCTGCGTTTTTGATTCAGTTCACTGATAGTGACGGTCTTTCTGAGACCATGTAAATGAAGTAGACAGGCCCACAGTAAACCTATGATGCCGGCGCCTATTACAAGGACTTTGTTTCCTATATTTACGGGATTAAGTTTATCCCAGCCGTGAGCAAGACACGACATCGGTTCACTCAGCACTGCATGATACATTTCAATCTCATCCGGAAGCAAATAAACCTACAAACAATAGATGCAGatgaataatatacaatagatgcgaattatatgaatatatatatactacagtCAGAAAGTTTAAGaccaaagaaatttataaatttaatttataatttttcctcAAAAAGTAATGTAACCTATTTCCTCAAAAAGTAATGTAaactatttttacttttgcaatattataacataatcttattaatcaaaaaaagaaacaatcaGCACAATGTCATGCTTCAGAgtgtaaaaacaaattattttctcgagGAGCAAAAAAAGCCGTCGTTATCAATTAAGTAcactgaaaaatttttataggagATATAGactataagataataaaaaaacctaaTTGATAGGATGATTTTGTTTAAAAGTTATACAGAAAAAGagtgaactttttttttatgaaaagtgTTCAgtgatttttcataaattaaaaacttttattatttgttttcactactatgtatttttttaaaataaagtttaattcatttataatttgaagcatttctattttgtattttttccgtgatccttatttattactttgatCTTAATCTTTCTGacaataatgtgtatatatatatatatatatatatatatatatatatatatatatatatatatgtatgtgtgtgtgtgtgtgtgtatgtgtgggataataaaaataaatataaatttaatgtcaataaatagtttgaatatattta from the Anoplolepis gracilipes chromosome 11, ASM4749672v1, whole genome shotgun sequence genome contains:
- the LOC140671094 gene encoding sorbitol dehydrogenase-like, whose product is MEYLSFDLSTKSLILKKRNTLPKPAANEIRIKVAYSGICGTDLHILEGSFPCKEYEPLTLGHEFVGTIDELGSEVTIFKVGQRVAIDPNNGCNKCDHCHNANYHFCKIGCTSAIGIFRDGGWATHAIVPETQVYLLPDEIEMYHAVLSEPMSCLAHGWDKLNPVNIGNKVLVIGAGIIGLLWACLLHLHGLRKTVTISELNQKRRELAAHLGLDYQVKNPNDLKEEFDIAVDCSGSAPAMEAAISLLGHGGRLCVFGVANPKVKMSIEPFQIYKKELTIVGALVNPFSFLKGLALLQPLSEKYLDYNKLGIKVFSLPQYKEALDALKKGKISKAVFKL